The DNA segment AAGTCACGTTCATAAATACTATTTACCCTATTAACTGTAATAACCATAGCTGCTAATACTGCTTCTTTTTTCTCTGCTAATGTACCATCGTTAAGATCGGCGGCATTAACATGAAAAGCTGCATATTCTATAGTACACGCCATAGCAAGACGATATGTTCTTAAAACACCATCGGTAGCAGCAACACTTAAAGGTTGGTTTACATTTTTCTGATTATTATGGTTACCATTATCTATAACATCGCAATGAAAGGATTGACTTGTAGTAAGCCCTTCTCTTTTATACACTATATAGGTTTGTAAATCTTTAGTATAAGGATCAGTATAAGTAGTTCCGTTTACTGACTGGAGCATATTATGAAACCCGAACGGCGTAATACTAAAACGTATTATTGCAGAGGCATCATTTATATCTTGACCTATATAGGTTTTTATACCTTGATGCTTAGCCGATAATTCATGATGCATTACAGGGGCTTCATAAATACGATAATAATTAAACTCGCCATTACGGTTAGGAAATGGCAATATTACATTAGAACTTTGTTCTTGTTGCTTTATAGGGACTTGTTGTAGTTGTTGTTTAAGATTGTTGAGATTAAGGTTATAAAGATTAAAAGTAGTAGGTTGTGATGTTCTCTCTAGCTTTTCTAAATTCTCTATGTTTTTAGTAGTAATACGATTCCATATAGCATTTTGGGAGTAGCCAGACAGTATTACCATTAAGGTAAGAATTGATAACAATAGTTTCTTGTTCATGTGTGTAGTTAGTTAAATTTTACGAATATACTAATTTGTTTTACAAAATTTTAAACATTTACACCTCAACACTATTGATATAGCGTATTAATGAAGTATTTGTCTTTAAATTTGTAGATTAGTACTCAATTTTAATAAAAATAGACTCTAATGAGAAAAATTGCCCTGATACCTATATTACTTATACTATTTAGCTGTGGAAGTACAAAAAGCTTACATGATAACGCAGAAGCTGTAACGAGTATAACGACCTGTCCTGAAGATGGTAATTGTACTTTTGAAGTTCTAAAAAATAAAAGCCTCATCATTAAAACAGACGATATAGGTAAACTATATTACACCATTAAAGACAACTCTGCTACAAGTGTTCTAAAATATCGTTATGTTAAGGAAACCAACTCTACACTACCCGACTCTGGTTATGTTGAAGAAGTAGTATTTGAAATTTTTAACGATAGTACAAATTTAGATTATACTGATGGTGAAATACAAAACACTAAAATGCTTTTTGGGGTAATGTGTTTTTGCAAAGGTAAAGCGGGCTCTTATAGTGTTGAAAAAGGAAACCTAACGTATAAAAACAATAAGTTGCATATTGTACTACCAGAACTGGTAGAGGCACAAAAGATTAAAGATATATCGGTTACTTTTAAATAAAAAAAAGGGAACACTAAGTGTTCCCTTTTTTTTATTTAACAATGTGATATCTATCTATTCTATAATAATTTTTTTCATTTCTTTTCTAGCACCATTAATTACTGTTACCAAGTATATACCTGATTGCAACTCTTGCAAATTAACGTTGGCTGTAAACACTCCTGTGTTTTCATAATCATTACTATATATTTCTCTACCTCTTATATCATGAACTGCTATCGAAACATCGTTAGTATTATCTGAATTGAAAGCAACAGAGAACGAGCCATTATTTGGATTAGGATATAACTTAAAACTTTGTAACCCAAAATCATCAGTACCATTAGTCGCACTAATTTGGAATTGATTACTATTTACTGCATAATATATATTACCCGCAGCCTCTATCATTATTCTACATGTTGTTGCATTTACATTCGGCACTGTTATAGCTTCCGATCCATCATTAGGTGTGTTCTCGGCAAGTATAGTATCAAAATTTTGTCCTCCATCTGTAGATAAAAGGATGTTTACGTTTGCAGTATTAATACCATTACCTGTTGTTCCTGCAACATCCCAAGTTATAGTCTCACTTCCATTACCTGCCCAAGTAATTCCTCCTGTATTTTGAGAAGTTACTTCAAATGGTCCTGCAGCACTTACTACTACAACAGAGATATCATCTCTTCCTGTTTGTCCACCATTAGGTATTTGATTATCACGTACTGTTAATGCAAAATTTAAAGTACGACCTACAGCAGGTACTACCTCCCATGTTGGGGTAAGGTTACCTGCCAATACACTATTAAGTTGTGGCATATATCTATTTGGAGAATCTGACGGAGAAAGCGACCTAAAATTAGGACCACTTGTACTAAAAGCAGATGGTTCACTATTTATTGTAGATGAACTACCGTTAGCATTTATTTGTTCCCAACAGTATGTCAACGCATCACCATCGGCATCCGTAGCACTACCTTTTAATATAAAAGCAGTACTTTTTGGTATTGTATAGTTAGAAAGAAAACCAACAAAAGGCGCCGAATTACCATTTGCAGTTTCAGTAGCACAAGTACCTCCTGAACCATTAACAAAATCACTCATTTGTGCTATACTAACAGTATGAAAGTGATCATCAGAATTATTTTGAACATTTGGCGCACTTATACCTGCATAAGCCATTATAGTACTACCGCTACCTGGTTCTACTGCTGTAGCAGCAGTACGCTGAAATGAGTTATTAAAAGTATGAGTTGCATTAAATTGATGTCCCATTTCGTGAGCTACATAATCTATATCAAAAGGATCTCCAGCAGGAACAGGAGAACCTGTAACACCTTGTGCTTTAACAGAGCTACACACACTACCAAGTGATGCAATACCACCGTCGCCCGTACTCACTACGTGTCCTATATCATAATTACTTGATCCAATAGCATTATTAATAACTGATTGTATTTGACCTAATAGTGTTCCTGCATTGTTATTGGCAAGATTATCTGAGGTTACAAAAATAATATCTTCATTATCAGGGACTATTTGCATTGTTATTGCCATATCTCTCTCATAAAGCCCATTTACACGGGTCATAGTAACATTCATTGCAGTAAGTACTCCTGCCTTTTTTTCTTCTAAAGAGGCTGCTGTCAAAAAATATGCTCCTATTTGATATTGTGCATACTCTGTTGTACATGCCATAGCAAGACGATAAGTACGCAGTGTACCATCACTTGCATTTACCGAAAGAGGTGCATTTTGGTTCTGAGAACGTTCCGCATTTTGATGAACGTCTTCTGTTACTCCACAGAAAAATTGACGAGGATTTTGTAGATCCTTCTTTTTGTAAATCAAATAATTTTGTAAATCTCTTGTATAAGGATCTATATAAGATGTACCTGCTGTAGAGAACATCATAGAGTGTAACCCAAAAATAGTAACACTAAAACGAACTGAAGATGCAGGGTGTTCTATACCTTGTCCTACGTAGCTTTTTATATTAGGGTGTTGTGCAGCAAGATCTGGATGTAAAACAGAAGCTTCATAAATTCTAAAATGCTCTATTTCACCTTCACCATTAGGAAATGGTACAATAACCGTAGATGGGGCTGTATAGTTATCTCTTGATGGGGCTGCTTCTAAAATTGTTTTGAAAGCATCAAGATCTAAACTAAAAGTCTGGCTTTTTAAAGGTATCGAAACTCTATTGGTCTTTTCAAGATGATTTAACCGTTCTGAAGGCACAGCATTCCATAATTGCTGTGCATTAGCCGACCCGAACACGATACTAATAATAACCAGCAGTAAAATTCTTTTCATGATTTTATATATTTCTCTAAAATAATTAATAGGCTACTAATTTAATAATTATATGCATTAAGGCAGGTGTATGACTGCTATTTTAAAGTTAAAATAGTAAAACATGCATCATAATGTAAGAATATACTTTCAAAAAATAGAAATTGTTATTTTTTAACTTTATAAAACAGTAAAATATCCATGTATGATTTTAAAAACATAAATAATACTATTCTTTTTAAAAACAGATAATTAAATTTGCTCTTTATAACTGAATCTTTTGAAAATATATAATTCTATACAGGAATTTGGTAGCACAACCAAAACCATCGTTACCCTAGGTACTTTTGACGGAGTACATAAAGGACATAAAAGCATTCTCGATAAGCTTATAAAAAGCAACCAATCATCGGGATGTGAAAGTGTTGTGTTAACTTTCTTTCCGCACCCACGCATGGTACTACAGCAAAATACTGATATTAAATTGCTTAACACCATGAGCGAAAAAGCTTATTTATTAGAACAACATGGCATAGATCACCTTATAGTACATCCTTTTGATCATGCTTTCTCTAGGCTTACTGCCGAAGAGTTTGTAAAAGACATTTTAGTAGATAAACTAAATATTAGTAAAATAATTATAGGGCACGATCATCGCTTTGGGCGTAATCGTACCGCAACTATTGATGATCTTATACATTATGGTACAGTGTATGATTTTGAAGTAGAACAAATATCGGCGCTTGAAGTGAACGAGGTATCTGTTAGCTCTACAAAAATAAGAAACGCCCTAGATAAAGGAGATATTGCTATAGCAAATGAGTTTTTGGGTTACAATTATTTTTTATCGGGTATAGTGATTGAAGGCAAAAAACTAGGTAGAACTATTGGTTTTCCTACTGCTAACATCCATATTAAACAAGATTATAAACTGATACCAGCTAAGGGAGTGTATGTTGTTTCATCTCTTATAGATGGAAATACAGTGCATGGTATGATGAATATTGGCACTAACCCTACAGTAGGTGGCACAGCAGGAACAATAGAGGTTAACTTTTTAGATTTTAACGAGAATCTTTACGGCAAAGAGTTAAAAATAAACATCCATAAAAGACTGCGAGACGAAGTTAAATTCGCATCAGTCGATGCGCTTAAAATTCAGCTCGAAGAAGACAGAACCGCTACTTTAAATTACTTTAAAGAAACAAGAAATGAACAATCGTCTCTTTAAAGAAATAGACAATGCACCTCTTATCCTTTTTAGGATATTTTTCGGGTTTTTACTCGCCTGCGAAACATATGGCGCTATAGCAACAGGTTGGGTAAAGTCAAACTTTATTGATCCTGAATTCACTTTTTCGCATATTGGTATGGACTGGCTACAACCCCTACCAGGCAATGGTATGTATTTCTATTTTTTAGTAATGGGAACATTAGGCATTTTAGTAATGCTTGGGTATAAATACCGCTTTACATTAGGGCTTTATACAATTATGTGGGCAGGTGTATATTTTATGCAAAAAACATCTTATAACAATCACTATTACCTGTTATTATTAGTATGCCTTATCATGGTTTTTCTTCCAGCAAATAGATATGCCTCAATAGATGCAAAACAAAACCCTACGCTCAAAAAGCTAACCATGCCTGCTTGGTGCTCAGTAGTAATGATAGCGCAAGTAGCAATAGTATATTTTTATGCCACAGTAGCAAAATTTTATCCTGATTGGCTAGATGGTACTTTTACTAAAAATCTACTTGCTATGCATAGTGGTAATGGATGGTTTCATGAAATTGCCTCACAAAAATGGTTTTATATGTTTATTGCCTATGCGGGTATAGCATTCGACTTACTTATAGTACCCTTTTTATTATATAAAAGAACAAGAACTATAGCACTAATAGCGTCAATTGTATTTCATCTATTCAACTCAATAACATTACAAATAGGTATCTTTCCATTTTTCGCATTAAGTTTTGTAGTTTTCTTTTACCCACCAGAGCGTATTAGGCAAGTGTTTTTCAAGAAAAAACCTGTTGTTACTCATTACGAAACAACAACCGAGAAGCGAAGCATACTTCTCTATTTCTTTATCCCTTATTTTATTATACAGCTATTTCTCCCTATAAGACATCATTTTATAAAAGGAGATGTATTATGGACAGAAGAAGGGCACCGCCTGAGCTGGAGAATGATGCTGCGCAGCAGAAATGGATACACCTATTTTAAGGTGATTAACAAAGCGAATAACGAGCCACTACCCTACCGACCTTTAGATTACATGACCCGTAAGCAGCTTGGGTCTATGCGCACCAAACCTGATATGCTATGGCAAACAGCACAGCGTATAAAGAAACACTTTAAAGCAGACGGATTTGATGTTGCTGTATATGTAACTAGTAAAGCCGGTATAAACGGAGCGCCTATGAAAACATTGATAGACGAGAAAGCTGACCTTGCCGCTGCCGATTGGGATTACTTTTTCCATAATGACTGGATTGTACTTTATGATGCCGACGGTAATCGTTTAGAGTAAACAGAAAATTATTTCTAAACATATATTAAACTTTTACTAATTCCTCTTAATCTATTGTTTTTATAACTAACTTTATATGAATTAATTACCTTTTTAAAACCGAAAAAGGTAGTTGGAGATAACATATACACCCTAAGCTATCTCCTAAATTCCTAAATAATTTTAGTAACTAAAAAAATAGAATTATGAAAATTTCAAGAGTTATCATTAACGGGATTATCATTTTCATTGGTATAGCACTCTTTTTCTTATTAATGGAAATTTTAAACCTTACAGATCATGTTTATCTTAGGCTATTCAACTTCGTGTTTGTATTATATGGTGTAAACCTTACTATAAAGCAAAACTATAAAGACCACATTAATGGTTATTTAACCAATTTATCTTCAGC comes from the Flavobacterium arcticum genome and includes:
- a CDS encoding zinc-dependent metalloprotease is translated as MKRILLLVIISIVFGSANAQQLWNAVPSERLNHLEKTNRVSIPLKSQTFSLDLDAFKTILEAAPSRDNYTAPSTVIVPFPNGEGEIEHFRIYEASVLHPDLAAQHPNIKSYVGQGIEHPASSVRFSVTIFGLHSMMFSTAGTSYIDPYTRDLQNYLIYKKKDLQNPRQFFCGVTEDVHQNAERSQNQNAPLSVNASDGTLRTYRLAMACTTEYAQYQIGAYFLTAASLEEKKAGVLTAMNVTMTRVNGLYERDMAITMQIVPDNEDIIFVTSDNLANNNAGTLLGQIQSVINNAIGSSNYDIGHVVSTGDGGIASLGSVCSSVKAQGVTGSPVPAGDPFDIDYVAHEMGHQFNATHTFNNSFQRTAATAVEPGSGSTIMAYAGISAPNVQNNSDDHFHTVSIAQMSDFVNGSGGTCATETANGNSAPFVGFLSNYTIPKSTAFILKGSATDADGDALTYCWEQINANGSSSTINSEPSAFSTSGPNFRSLSPSDSPNRYMPQLNSVLAGNLTPTWEVVPAVGRTLNFALTVRDNQIPNGGQTGRDDISVVVVSAAGPFEVTSQNTGGITWAGNGSETITWDVAGTTGNGINTANVNILLSTDGGQNFDTILAENTPNDGSEAITVPNVNATTCRIMIEAAGNIYYAVNSNQFQISATNGTDDFGLQSFKLYPNPNNGSFSVAFNSDNTNDVSIAVHDIRGREIYSNDYENTGVFTANVNLQELQSGIYLVTVINGARKEMKKIIIE
- a CDS encoding bifunctional riboflavin kinase/FAD synthetase, with the protein product MKIYNSIQEFGSTTKTIVTLGTFDGVHKGHKSILDKLIKSNQSSGCESVVLTFFPHPRMVLQQNTDIKLLNTMSEKAYLLEQHGIDHLIVHPFDHAFSRLTAEEFVKDILVDKLNISKIIIGHDHRFGRNRTATIDDLIHYGTVYDFEVEQISALEVNEVSVSSTKIRNALDKGDIAIANEFLGYNYFLSGIVIEGKKLGRTIGFPTANIHIKQDYKLIPAKGVYVVSSLIDGNTVHGMMNIGTNPTVGGTAGTIEVNFLDFNENLYGKELKINIHKRLRDEVKFASVDALKIQLEEDRTATLNYFKETRNEQSSL
- a CDS encoding HTTM domain-containing protein codes for the protein MNNRLFKEIDNAPLILFRIFFGFLLACETYGAIATGWVKSNFIDPEFTFSHIGMDWLQPLPGNGMYFYFLVMGTLGILVMLGYKYRFTLGLYTIMWAGVYFMQKTSYNNHYYLLLLVCLIMVFLPANRYASIDAKQNPTLKKLTMPAWCSVVMIAQVAIVYFYATVAKFYPDWLDGTFTKNLLAMHSGNGWFHEIASQKWFYMFIAYAGIAFDLLIVPFLLYKRTRTIALIASIVFHLFNSITLQIGIFPFFALSFVVFFYPPERIRQVFFKKKPVVTHYETTTEKRSILLYFFIPYFIIQLFLPIRHHFIKGDVLWTEEGHRLSWRMMLRSRNGYTYFKVINKANNEPLPYRPLDYMTRKQLGSMRTKPDMLWQTAQRIKKHFKADGFDVAVYVTSKAGINGAPMKTLIDEKADLAAADWDYFFHNDWIVLYDADGNRLE